The Coleofasciculaceae cyanobacterium genome window below encodes:
- the dacB gene encoding D-alanyl-D-alanine carboxypeptidase/D-alanyl-D-alanine-endopeptidase translates to MRLVFNCLKCFGLVSLLYCGTIAEQKTWANDRVENFESTVGDLDNNPSRFCRQDLPAAIEKTINRPELARSRWGIEIQTLAGESLYSLNGDRFFTPASSVKLLTSAAALLELGKDYRIKTSVYSVGDLPNLTSLRLKGQGDPTITTQSLKHIVHQLQDKGVKRIENLIIDDSYFAPPTINPTWEWLDVHSYFATAVNSTILNQNTVTLTLSPQQIKQPVKFIWSDAIAARQWQVINQATTGKADIDYSVEIDGDLGKPVLQLRGELAVNEPADVWDLAIVDPAQYFLESWRLYLAQAGITVTRGVVVNQPDQNELAAELMVISSPPLQQILAEINQESNNLYAEVLGKILAEKLNLPSSIDAISYSLAKIGIQPNEYVLVDASGLSRQNLITPQTLVKTLRLMSQLPQSQSYRQSLAVAGSSGTLKNRFANTLASGNLWGKTGTLTGIGTLSGYLFSEQHPAIVFSILVNNSELKNQQIRQAIDEIVMLVNRLQKC, encoded by the coding sequence ATGAGATTAGTTTTTAACTGCTTGAAGTGTTTTGGTTTGGTCAGTTTGTTATATTGCGGCACAATAGCCGAGCAAAAAACTTGGGCAAACGATCGAGTTGAGAATTTTGAGTCAACTGTTGGAGATTTGGATAATAATCCTTCGCGGTTTTGTCGACAAGATTTGCCCGCAGCTATTGAAAAGACGATTAATCGTCCTGAATTAGCGCGATCGCGTTGGGGAATTGAAATTCAAACTTTGGCAGGAGAATCTTTATACAGTCTGAATGGAGATCGGTTTTTTACTCCAGCTTCTAGTGTCAAACTACTAACCTCTGCTGCTGCGCTACTGGAATTGGGTAAAGATTACAGGATTAAGACTTCTGTTTATAGCGTCGGAGATTTGCCAAATTTGACATCTTTACGTCTCAAAGGCCAAGGCGATCCCACAATAACGACTCAAAGCCTAAAACATATAGTACATCAGTTGCAGGATAAAGGGGTTAAACGAATTGAAAACTTGATTATTGATGATAGTTATTTTGCTCCACCGACAATTAACCCTACCTGGGAATGGCTAGATGTCCACAGCTACTTTGCTACGGCAGTTAATAGTACTATTCTCAATCAGAACACGGTCACGCTTACTTTGTCACCGCAGCAGATAAAACAACCAGTTAAATTTATTTGGAGTGATGCGATCGCAGCTCGTCAATGGCAGGTAATTAATCAAGCTACGACAGGTAAAGCAGATATTGATTACAGCGTAGAAATTGATGGAGATTTGGGTAAACCCGTATTACAGCTTCGAGGAGAATTAGCGGTTAATGAACCTGCTGATGTTTGGGATTTAGCTATAGTCGATCCTGCTCAATATTTTTTAGAATCTTGGCGCTTATATTTAGCCCAGGCTGGTATTACTGTCACTCGAGGAGTTGTGGTCAATCAGCCAGATCAGAATGAATTGGCAGCAGAATTAATGGTGATTTCTTCTCCACCATTGCAGCAAATATTAGCTGAAATTAATCAAGAAAGTAATAATTTATATGCGGAAGTTTTGGGCAAAATATTAGCTGAAAAATTAAATTTACCAAGTTCAATTGATGCTATTAGCTATAGTTTAGCCAAAATAGGTATCCAACCAAATGAATATGTTTTAGTTGATGCTTCGGGTTTATCTCGCCAGAATTTAATTACTCCACAAACTTTAGTTAAAACTTTGCGATTGATGTCGCAACTTCCCCAGAGTCAATCTTATCGTCAGTCTTTAGCGGTAGCAGGAAGCAGCGGTACTTTAAAAAACCGTTTTGCTAATACTTTAGCGTCAGGAAATCTCTGGGGTAAAACAGGAACTTTAACAGGAATTGGCACTTTGTCTGGATACCTATTTAGCGAGCAACACCCTGCGATAGTTTTTAGTATTTTAGTTAATAACTCGGAACTTAAAAACCAACAAATAAGACAAGCGATAGATGAGATCGTTATGCTCGTAAATCGACTTCAGAAGTGCTAG
- a CDS encoding LCCL domain-containing protein, with product MKIIKLNSNFKFILASLAIAIGTTSLQPVNAQSSQDGVPEIGWSSKLSSMGLDKADNIGKTYNFYCQPASGDMLHAPVWGTNIYTVNSSICITAVHSGMLSKEGGVVSIELLEGQEFYTGSHKNNVISEDYPSSNLSYTFIGAVANSQDSQPNQPQRRAFGIPKIMVNTLQRGVERSIERAIINLFK from the coding sequence ATGAAAATTATTAAATTAAATTCAAATTTTAAATTTATACTTGCCAGTTTAGCGATCGCGATCGGGACAACATCTTTACAGCCAGTGAATGCTCAAAGTTCTCAAGATGGAGTACCTGAAATTGGCTGGAGCAGTAAATTAAGCAGTATGGGATTAGACAAAGCTGATAATATAGGCAAAACTTACAACTTTTATTGTCAACCTGCTTCGGGTGATATGCTCCATGCTCCAGTATGGGGAACTAATATTTATACCGTAAATTCTAGTATCTGTATTACTGCGGTTCATTCAGGTATGCTTTCAAAAGAAGGAGGAGTAGTGAGTATCGAACTACTTGAAGGTCAAGAATTTTATACAGGAAGCCATAAAAATAATGTAATCAGTGAAGATTACCCCAGCTCAAATCTTAGCTATACTTTCATTGGGGCAGTTGCCAATAGCCAAGATTCTCAGCCAAATCAACCACAACGTCGTGCTTTTGGAATCCCAAAAATAATGGTCAATACTTTACAAAGAGGCGTAGAGCGATCGATTGAAAGAGCAATTATTAATCTTTTTAAATAA
- a CDS encoding tetratricopeptide repeat protein, with product MKEQSQSKLDSAQIEQAIAQYIRQITVSPQPAEVYTDLGNLYTQQGQWHEAVENYRQAIALKPDFAEAHRYLAGALSQSGKASPAANHLFTALQLQPQSVTAQQHYKLGQTLQKQDKPARAIACYRAAIELKPDFWSAYNTLANLLTEQGKDQPAIEVYRLGVKNNPQNSRYYFALASILAARQKWVRASNNFQQAAKLSPSARVYYHWGLALYQLQEYDRAQSCWQQATELSPSAKVYYHWGLALYQLQEYDRAQSCWQQAIALQPKHLAAYYQLGLLWQNQQQWQQALFAYNQVIAINPQCANTLINLGLVYRHLKQYDLSIASYSEAIQHICESSPLETAALAGYQQTLAEHPQVTVNLYYQLGKLLRARSRFPEAIAAYCQTIQLNPNFKNAYIDLQYTPIAKEQSTELIEFYRQIVTKHPEITIAWGNLGDALTQQDRVPEAIDCYRTGSYQKAIQTYPSLAKLDWKKQQESGPDFIIAGASKSGTSSIYYYLSRHPQVLLSHKKEIDFYQQNYQRGIDWYLAHFPTITDRADFLTGEASPNYLRFPQVAQRIKATFPQTKIIILLRNPADRAISWHYHKLNTGLTKDDLATAIATEIDRLATVSEAEITNTGFYDPDNIMSSLYIYKIKPWIELLGREQFLILKSEAFYLNPLEVMEQVFKFLGLPNSTSEHYPKVNAGSYNQVDPSLRKTLSEYFAPYNRQLEDYLNMKFNWE from the coding sequence ATGAAAGAACAATCCCAATCTAAATTAGATTCAGCCCAAATTGAACAAGCGATCGCTCAATATATCCGCCAGATAACAGTTAGTCCGCAGCCAGCAGAGGTTTATACCGATCTGGGAAATTTATATACCCAGCAAGGACAGTGGCATGAGGCGGTGGAGAATTACAGGCAAGCAATTGCCCTCAAGCCAGATTTTGCCGAAGCACATCGCTATCTAGCAGGAGCTTTGAGCCAAAGTGGCAAAGCTAGCCCAGCTGCTAATCATTTATTTACGGCATTACAATTGCAGCCTCAGTCTGTTACCGCCCAACAGCACTATAAGCTCGGTCAAACTCTACAAAAACAAGATAAACCCGCCAGAGCGATCGCCTGCTATCGTGCAGCAATTGAACTGAAACCCGACTTTTGGTCTGCATACAATACTCTGGCTAACTTACTTACCGAACAAGGTAAAGATCAACCGGCCATCGAAGTCTATCGTCTGGGAGTTAAAAATAATCCTCAAAACTCCCGCTATTATTTTGCTTTAGCCTCAATATTAGCAGCAAGACAGAAATGGGTTAGAGCCAGTAATAATTTTCAGCAGGCGGCAAAGTTATCACCATCAGCTAGGGTTTATTATCATTGGGGTCTAGCATTATACCAACTTCAAGAATACGATCGGGCGCAATCGTGCTGGCAACAGGCGACAGAGTTATCACCATCAGCTAAGGTCTATTATCATTGGGGTCTAGCATTATACCAACTTCAAGAATATGATCGGGCGCAATCGTGCTGGCAACAGGCGATCGCCTTACAGCCAAAACATCTAGCAGCTTACTATCAGCTAGGGTTACTGTGGCAAAATCAACAGCAGTGGCAACAGGCTCTATTCGCCTACAATCAAGTCATCGCTATTAATCCTCAATGTGCCAACACCTTGATTAATTTAGGTTTGGTATATCGGCATTTGAAGCAATACGATTTATCTATTGCCTCTTATTCTGAGGCGATTCAGCATATTTGCGAATCATCACCCCTAGAAACCGCAGCTTTGGCTGGGTATCAACAAACGTTAGCAGAACATCCTCAGGTAACAGTCAACCTTTATTATCAACTAGGTAAATTGTTGAGAGCGAGAAGTCGTTTTCCCGAAGCGATCGCTGCTTATTGTCAAACGATTCAGCTTAACCCTAACTTCAAAAATGCCTATATTGACCTGCAATATACTCCCATCGCTAAGGAACAATCAACTGAGCTAATTGAGTTTTATCGTCAGATCGTCACCAAGCATCCTGAGATAACTATCGCCTGGGGTAATTTAGGCGATGCTTTGACTCAACAAGATCGTGTCCCAGAGGCAATAGACTGTTATCGTACTGGTAGTTATCAAAAGGCAATCCAAACCTATCCTTCTTTAGCTAAATTGGATTGGAAAAAACAACAAGAATCTGGCCCCGACTTTATCATTGCAGGAGCATCAAAGAGTGGTACATCATCGATATACTACTATCTGAGTCGTCATCCCCAGGTTTTGCTTTCCCACAAAAAAGAAATAGATTTTTATCAGCAGAATTATCAACGAGGCATTGATTGGTATCTGGCACATTTTCCAACTATTACCGATCGCGCTGATTTTCTGACAGGAGAAGCTAGCCCTAACTATCTTCGTTTTCCTCAGGTGGCGCAGCGGATTAAAGCTACTTTTCCCCAGACAAAAATTATTATCTTGCTGAGAAACCCCGCAGATCGCGCCATATCTTGGCATTACCATAAGTTAAACACGGGCTTGACCAAAGATGATTTAGCAACGGCGATCGCTACTGAGATCGATAGATTAGCCACAGTAAGTGAAGCAGAAATTACTAATACTGGCTTTTACGATCCAGACAACATCATGAGTAGTCTCTATATTTACAAAATTAAACCTTGGATTGAACTTTTAGGTCGCGAACAGTTTTTAATTCTTAAAAGTGAAGCATTTTATCTCAATCCGCTTGAGGTTATGGAACAAGTATTTAAGTTTTTAGGTTTGCCCAACTCTACTTCAGAACACTATCCCAAAGTTAATGCTGGCTCTTATAATCAGGTAGATCCTAGCTTGAGAAAAACTTTGTCCGAATATTTCGCACCCTATAATCGGCAGTTAGAAGACTATTTGAATATGAAGTTTAATTGGGAATAA
- a CDS encoding tetratricopeptide repeat protein, which yields MNSSYLAQAIIQCKRAIKPETNYPEQWQAAFNNLGNLLQGRGDFDRAIVWHSLALESKINLAEVYSQLGELQVLEKNWSAALDLFESALKYLPDSARVYSSLAQINGQLKRQDAEMECWYKATQLNPNLLNQQGYYKLAKALEERGKMIEASACYQQATAGGEGVVAAFFDLGEIYQRQGKLDEAQDIYQKILAADPTEARAQYKLGTVYLQKSCFEQAINCFHQTIKNAPDFPWAYRDLVKTFLILKRWDEAISTCYAILNLVEEYPWIYSHLGNALREKGRLSEAAVNFQKACEQRGWHQCVANDYFFTVDVFSHRISIWLDYLKPLIGNSIKALEVGCYQGMSSCWMLDRLLTEPTSQLSCIDPSFEPKFLENIAKTGAKERVTLLEGDTLQLMAGCAINSFDLINLQDRCKSSQHSEKNTELAWKLLKPGGLIIFSYYGWRNPQDAQENPQAGIDRFLNSVEHQWQRVHLSAPIFQLIIRKL from the coding sequence GTGAACTCCAGCTATTTAGCTCAAGCAATCATTCAGTGTAAACGGGCAATTAAACCAGAAACGAACTATCCAGAACAATGGCAGGCTGCCTTTAACAACTTAGGTAATCTGCTTCAGGGAAGGGGTGATTTCGATCGCGCTATTGTTTGGCATTCTTTGGCATTAGAAAGCAAAATAAATCTAGCAGAAGTATACTCTCAACTGGGAGAGCTACAGGTATTAGAGAAAAATTGGTCAGCAGCCCTCGATTTATTTGAAAGCGCTTTAAAGTATTTGCCAGATTCTGCCCGTGTCTATTCATCCTTGGCTCAAATTAATGGTCAACTAAAGCGTCAAGATGCGGAGATGGAGTGTTGGTACAAAGCAACTCAGCTTAACCCAAACTTGCTTAACCAGCAGGGTTACTATAAGCTGGCTAAAGCCTTAGAAGAACGCGGAAAAATGATTGAGGCGAGCGCCTGTTATCAACAAGCTACCGCAGGAGGTGAGGGAGTAGTTGCGGCTTTTTTCGATCTAGGAGAAATTTATCAACGGCAAGGTAAGTTAGATGAGGCTCAGGATATTTACCAAAAGATTTTAGCTGCTGATCCAACCGAAGCTAGAGCGCAGTATAAGTTAGGCACTGTTTATCTACAAAAAAGCTGCTTTGAGCAGGCAATTAATTGTTTTCACCAGACCATTAAAAATGCTCCTGACTTTCCCTGGGCTTATCGCGATCTAGTTAAAACTTTTCTCATCTTGAAAAGATGGGACGAGGCAATATCAACCTGCTATGCCATCCTCAATTTAGTGGAAGAGTATCCCTGGATCTATAGTCATTTGGGTAATGCTCTGCGAGAAAAAGGTAGATTATCTGAGGCAGCAGTAAATTTTCAGAAAGCCTGTGAACAACGCGGATGGCATCAGTGCGTGGCAAATGATTACTTTTTTACCGTAGATGTTTTTAGCCATCGTATTTCGATTTGGTTGGATTATCTCAAACCGTTAATCGGCAATTCGATTAAGGCTCTAGAAGTCGGCTGTTATCAAGGAATGTCAAGCTGTTGGATGTTAGATCGATTGTTAACCGAACCAACAAGTCAACTTAGCTGTATCGATCCCAGCTTTGAACCTAAATTCTTAGAGAACATTGCTAAAACTGGTGCAAAAGAACGAGTAACTTTGCTCGAAGGAGATACTCTTCAATTAATGGCAGGCTGCGCTATTAATAGTTTCGATCTGATTAATCTTCAAGATCGCTGTAAATCCAGCCAACACAGCGAGAAAAACACGGAATTAGCCTGGAAACTATTAAAGCCAGGAGGATTGATCATTTTTAGTTATTACGGCTGGCGTAATCCCCAAGATGCTCAAGAAAATCCGCAGGCAGGAATTGATCGCTTTCTCAACTCAGTTGAGCATCAGTGGCAACGAGTTCATTTATCTGCGCCAATATTTCAATTAATTATTCGTAAGCTTTAA
- a CDS encoding tetratricopeptide repeat protein has product MIRGESDSSFKNIKSHLAREEWEQVINICQKEIDIRHGSSDATDPQMINFYAYLARAFTQQGQLAEAISSYEKILDTSINQAEIYAELGLLHSKQRNPSQAAWHYRQALNLKPDWAELQYNLGVVLHQLGNWNQAIAAYDRAIKIKPDYAAAYFNLGVLYDHKGELEAAISSYQQVIALQPKLVRVYSNLASTFARQQKYQQAIDTFKQGLALDPTWATLHNNLGQVYWFNRQPGLALSSFETAIILDPKMALAHHNLGRLWQQQGNYPQAIACFRTVIELEPKNILAYSNCADAQQKIGDLASTLDCWRQIIELEPSFIEAYYQGKLATSPQDLLEIAKLSCARFLLALKQSQNVEAYYHLWRTYSYMGDVLFEFGGVKQAEVYYQRALQIEPENVELYFKLGNCLARQKRLNAAIAVYHYGLSLQPDHPQICFQLGKVLERTQEAEQAIYYETVLNRQIERAPDWENLPNLFPIEDNLSALPAEIYHHTQDWVRDCNLKDFDYVQVLWSDKKTTTVKTNQTKRPELIKIAPGEVSHLDCGGVNCHKCMSKLIEQFKPWQIGQNVYKCSLEQAPTIRAQLPFVVTIPQGRSWVAPQKNSWVICNSLAVITPDNYLLGDLSRDYPWFLPGCPYQERAEHSIFEQETIPPVEKIEGKVVLLSGLAGHVYYHWMFDIIPRLELLRRSDIELKEIDWFVVNSLSKSFQRETLSLLGIESNKIIESDRHSHIQATELIVPSFPGYLDWVPQGTIEFLRQTFLPQVTLAKSNRQKIYVSRAKAKNRQLINELEVSRLLNSQGFQTVFLEEMSVLEQVAAFANAEIVVAPHGSGLTNIVFCQPNATIVELFSPNYVRTDYWMISQQLQLQHYYVVGQNFDCLSLRNLMYQNALTEDILVSIDSLQLVLQHLSQQN; this is encoded by the coding sequence ATGATAAGAGGCGAATCCGATTCCTCATTCAAAAATATCAAGTCTCACTTAGCGAGAGAAGAATGGGAACAGGTTATTAATATCTGTCAAAAAGAGATCGACATCAGGCATGGCTCTAGTGATGCAACCGATCCCCAGATGATTAATTTCTATGCCTATCTAGCCAGAGCTTTTACTCAACAGGGTCAACTCGCCGAAGCCATTAGTTCTTATGAAAAAATTCTCGATACTTCGATTAATCAAGCAGAGATCTATGCTGAATTAGGCTTACTACACAGCAAACAAAGAAATCCCAGCCAGGCTGCGTGGCACTATAGGCAAGCTTTAAACCTTAAACCAGATTGGGCAGAACTACAGTACAATCTGGGAGTGGTGCTGCATCAATTAGGTAATTGGAATCAGGCGATCGCTGCTTACGATCGAGCGATTAAAATCAAACCTGATTATGCTGCTGCTTACTTCAATCTAGGGGTACTGTACGATCATAAAGGAGAGCTAGAAGCGGCAATTTCTAGTTATCAACAGGTAATTGCCCTCCAGCCCAAATTAGTCAGAGTCTACAGCAATTTAGCCAGTACTTTTGCCAGACAACAAAAATATCAGCAGGCGATCGATACCTTTAAACAAGGTCTGGCTCTTGACCCTACTTGGGCAACCTTACATAATAATTTGGGTCAGGTATACTGGTTTAATCGGCAACCAGGATTAGCTCTCAGCAGCTTTGAAACGGCGATCATTTTGGATCCCAAGATGGCTTTAGCACACCATAATTTGGGTAGACTATGGCAACAACAGGGTAATTATCCTCAAGCGATCGCCTGTTTTCGTACCGTAATTGAGCTAGAGCCAAAAAATATTTTAGCTTATAGTAATTGTGCCGATGCGCAGCAAAAAATCGGCGATTTAGCATCTACCTTAGACTGTTGGCGCCAAATAATTGAGCTAGAACCCAGTTTTATTGAAGCTTATTATCAGGGAAAGTTAGCCACTAGTCCTCAAGATCTCTTAGAGATAGCTAAGCTCAGCTGCGCTCGTTTTCTTCTAGCTTTGAAGCAGTCACAAAATGTCGAAGCTTATTATCATCTCTGGCGAACCTACAGCTATATGGGAGACGTGTTGTTTGAGTTTGGAGGAGTAAAGCAAGCTGAAGTTTATTATCAACGGGCATTGCAGATCGAGCCTGAAAACGTCGAACTGTATTTTAAATTAGGTAATTGTCTCGCCCGACAAAAAAGGTTAAATGCAGCTATTGCCGTTTACCATTATGGTTTGTCACTGCAACCAGACCATCCCCAAATTTGTTTTCAATTAGGTAAAGTTCTAGAACGTACCCAAGAAGCAGAACAGGCGATATACTATGAAACGGTTCTAAATAGGCAGATAGAGCGCGCTCCTGATTGGGAAAATCTACCTAATTTGTTTCCGATAGAAGATAATTTATCTGCGTTACCTGCCGAAATCTATCACCATACTCAAGACTGGGTGAGAGACTGTAATCTTAAAGATTTTGATTATGTTCAGGTTTTGTGGTCAGACAAGAAAACTACCACCGTCAAAACCAACCAAACTAAGCGACCAGAATTAATCAAGATTGCTCCTGGGGAAGTATCTCATCTAGACTGTGGTGGGGTTAACTGCCATAAGTGTATGAGCAAGTTAATCGAGCAGTTTAAACCTTGGCAAATTGGGCAAAACGTCTATAAATGTTCTTTAGAGCAGGCTCCGACCATTCGGGCGCAACTTCCTTTTGTAGTCACTATTCCACAGGGTAGAAGTTGGGTTGCACCACAAAAAAATTCTTGGGTCATCTGCAATAGTTTGGCGGTAATTACTCCAGATAATTATTTGCTTGGGGATCTATCTAGAGACTATCCTTGGTTTCTGCCTGGATGTCCCTATCAAGAACGAGCTGAACACAGCATTTTTGAGCAAGAAACTATTCCTCCCGTTGAAAAAATTGAGGGTAAAGTTGTTCTATTATCGGGTTTAGCTGGTCATGTTTACTATCATTGGATGTTTGATATTATTCCTCGATTAGAATTACTCAGACGTAGCGATATTGAACTTAAAGAAATCGATTGGTTTGTGGTAAATAGTCTGAGTAAATCCTTTCAACGAGAAACTCTAAGTCTACTGGGTATTGAATCAAACAAAATTATCGAAAGCGATCGCCATAGTCATATTCAAGCTACAGAACTGATCGTTCCCTCTTTTCCTGGATATTTAGACTGGGTTCCTCAAGGTACGATCGAGTTTTTGAGACAAACCTTTTTGCCTCAAGTCACTTTGGCTAAAAGTAATCGACAAAAAATTTATGTTAGTCGAGCCAAAGCCAAAAATAGACAGTTAATCAACGAACTCGAAGTTAGTCGGTTATTAAATAGCCAAGGATTTCAAACGGTATTTTTGGAAGAAATGTCAGTTTTAGAACAGGTGGCAGCCTTTGCCAATGCCGAAATTGTCGTTGCGCCTCATGGCTCTGGACTGACTAATATAGTCTTTTGTCAGCCTAATGCGACAATTGTTGAACTATTTTCGCCCAACTATGTCAGAACAGATTACTGGATGATTAGCCAGCAGCTACAGTTGCAACATTACTATGTAGTTGGACAAAATTTTGATTGTTTGTCTCTACGCAACTTAATGTATCAGAATGCTCTAACCGAAGATATTTTAGTTAGTATTGATTCTCTCCAACTAGTTTTGCAACATTTATCGCAGCAGAACTAG
- a CDS encoding calcium-binding protein, protein MSSIVTLETPDSTFESTIVGSQLEIIAQQGEENIIQVKGDSPITIIGGSLQDTIIAGAGDATIFSGDANDLLKGGIGEDVLSGGEGDDIIEGGIGADFIFGGAGDDVITGGLPGMDSNDNPIGDTLKGGAGADVFQFAASEFESGAGDEIVDFQADGFADIIRVFGVSDGDVSYDADTGMVSINGEPAIDIGTGLDIEASQKGDSDTWELF, encoded by the coding sequence ATGTCAAGTATCGTTACATTGGAAACTCCTGATTCTACCTTTGAATCAACAATTGTTGGTAGCCAGCTAGAAATTATTGCTCAACAAGGAGAAGAAAATATCATTCAAGTTAAGGGTGATTCGCCAATAACCATAATAGGTGGCTCACTACAGGATACGATTATTGCAGGAGCAGGAGATGCCACCATTTTTAGTGGAGATGCAAACGATTTACTAAAAGGTGGTATTGGCGAAGATGTTCTAAGCGGTGGCGAAGGTGACGATATAATTGAAGGCGGAATTGGTGCCGACTTTATTTTTGGTGGCGCTGGAGACGATGTTATTACAGGTGGTTTACCTGGAATGGATTCAAACGATAATCCGATAGGAGATACTCTCAAAGGAGGTGCTGGTGCAGATGTTTTTCAATTTGCTGCCAGTGAATTTGAATCAGGAGCAGGGGATGAAATTGTCGACTTTCAAGCCGATGGTTTTGCCGACATTATTCGAGTTTTCGGAGTCAGCGACGGTGATGTTAGTTACGATGCAGATACAGGAATGGTATCGATCAATGGAGAACCAGCAATCGATATCGGTACTGGTTTAGATATTGAAGCCTCTCAAAAGGGCGACAGTGATACCTGGGAATTGTTTTAA